A genomic window from Solanum dulcamara chromosome 11, daSolDulc1.2, whole genome shotgun sequence includes:
- the LOC129873683 gene encoding transcription factor SPATULA isoform X2 has translation MANNNVYPYSASFSLTDPDPEPDDISVFLRQILLPSSSSSSSNFMALKGNEMQYSSSLPHLVSKTQHGDLSTIMNSSAGGNLSYEAYNVPASTTNVSSSSVGTMDNDPDEYECESEDGTEDLVAEASAQPPSSRNTSKRSRAAEVHNLSEKRRRSRINEKMKALQKLIPNSNKTDKASMLDEAIEYLKQLQLQVQMLTMRNGLNTYPLGLPRVLEQNQLCQQKMGLCEGNGFTNAKVAWNLQETSLNAIFNPAENCTETKVTPVTSMSNANHSDQAFERESSMNIHLDSFQLPRSTSKEIWREDCVPLYGMNERTTKTVSNGANVAFSVPFDTDASNLRRITREACFLPYQFGSVNETNLDCDQLLARQLYR, from the exons ATGGCCAACAACAATGTGTATCCTTATAGTGCTTCTTTTTCTTTGACTGATCCTGACCCTGAACCGGATGATATTTCTGTTTTTCTTCGTCAAATTCTCCTTCCTTCTTCATCTTCCTCTTCATCCAATTTTATGGCCCTGAAGGGTAATGAAATGCAATATTCCTCATCATTACCTCATCTTGTGTCTAAAACTCAACACGGCGATTTGTCCACCATTATGAATTCATCGGCTGGCGGCAATTTATCTTATGAGGCTTATAATGTGCCTGCAAGTACAACTAATGTTTCTTCGTCATCTGTTGGGACCATGGATAACGATCCAGATGAGTATGAATGTGAAAGTGAG GATGGTACAGAGGACTTGGTGGCGGAAGCTTCAGCACAACCGCCATCATCTCGTAACACTTCCAAGAGAAGCAGAGCAGCTGAAGTGCATAATTTGTCTGAGAAG AGGAGAAGAAGCCGGATTAATGAGAAGATGAAAGCATTGCAAAAACTTATTCCAAATTCAAACAAG ACTGACAAGGCTTCAATGCTTGATGAAGCCATTGAGTATCTCAAGCAGCTTCAGCTCCAAGTACAG ATGTTGACAATGAGAAATGGATTAAACACGTATCCTCTAGGCCTACCACGAGTGCTAGAACAAAATCAACTCTGTCAGCAAAAAATGGGTTTGTGCGAGGGGAATGGATTCACAAATGCTAAAGTGGCTTGGAATCTCCAAGAGACCTCGTTAAATGCCATTTTCAATCCAGCTGAAAATTGTACAGAAACTAAGGTAACACCAGTGACAAGTATGTCAAATGCAAACCATTCAGACCAAGCTTTTGAACGAGAGTCATCCATGAATATTCACCTTGATTCCTTTCAGCTCCCAAGATCTACCAGCAAG GAAATTTGGAGGGAGGATTGCGTACCTCTATATGGAATGAATGAGCGAACGACCAAAACTGTTTCAAATG GAGCAAATGTGGCATTCTCAGTCCCCTTTGACACTGATGCATCTAACCTGAGGAGAATCACTCGGGAAGCCTGCTTTCTTCCATATCAGTTTGGCTCTGTGAATGAAACCAATCTGGATTGCGACCAACTTCTTGCCCGTCAACTGTATAG ATAG
- the LOC129873683 gene encoding transcription factor SPATULA isoform X1: protein MANNNVYPYSASFSLTDPDPEPDDISVFLRQILLPSSSSSSSNFMALKGNEMQYSSSLPHLVSKTQHGDLSTIMNSSAGGNLSYEAYNVPASTTNVSSSSVGTMDNDPDEYECESEDGTEDLVAEASAQPPSSRNTSKRSRAAEVHNLSEKRRRSRINEKMKALQKLIPNSNKTDKASMLDEAIEYLKQLQLQVQMLTMRNGLNTYPLGLPRVLEQNQLCQQKMGLCEGNGFTNAKVAWNLQETSLNAIFNPAENCTETKVTPVTSMSNANHSDQAFERESSMNIHLDSFQLPRSTSKEIWREDCVPLYGMNERTTKTVSNGANVAFSVPFDTDASNLRRITREACFLPYQFGSVNETNLDCDQLLARQLYSTF, encoded by the exons ATGGCCAACAACAATGTGTATCCTTATAGTGCTTCTTTTTCTTTGACTGATCCTGACCCTGAACCGGATGATATTTCTGTTTTTCTTCGTCAAATTCTCCTTCCTTCTTCATCTTCCTCTTCATCCAATTTTATGGCCCTGAAGGGTAATGAAATGCAATATTCCTCATCATTACCTCATCTTGTGTCTAAAACTCAACACGGCGATTTGTCCACCATTATGAATTCATCGGCTGGCGGCAATTTATCTTATGAGGCTTATAATGTGCCTGCAAGTACAACTAATGTTTCTTCGTCATCTGTTGGGACCATGGATAACGATCCAGATGAGTATGAATGTGAAAGTGAG GATGGTACAGAGGACTTGGTGGCGGAAGCTTCAGCACAACCGCCATCATCTCGTAACACTTCCAAGAGAAGCAGAGCAGCTGAAGTGCATAATTTGTCTGAGAAG AGGAGAAGAAGCCGGATTAATGAGAAGATGAAAGCATTGCAAAAACTTATTCCAAATTCAAACAAG ACTGACAAGGCTTCAATGCTTGATGAAGCCATTGAGTATCTCAAGCAGCTTCAGCTCCAAGTACAG ATGTTGACAATGAGAAATGGATTAAACACGTATCCTCTAGGCCTACCACGAGTGCTAGAACAAAATCAACTCTGTCAGCAAAAAATGGGTTTGTGCGAGGGGAATGGATTCACAAATGCTAAAGTGGCTTGGAATCTCCAAGAGACCTCGTTAAATGCCATTTTCAATCCAGCTGAAAATTGTACAGAAACTAAGGTAACACCAGTGACAAGTATGTCAAATGCAAACCATTCAGACCAAGCTTTTGAACGAGAGTCATCCATGAATATTCACCTTGATTCCTTTCAGCTCCCAAGATCTACCAGCAAG GAAATTTGGAGGGAGGATTGCGTACCTCTATATGGAATGAATGAGCGAACGACCAAAACTGTTTCAAATG GAGCAAATGTGGCATTCTCAGTCCCCTTTGACACTGATGCATCTAACCTGAGGAGAATCACTCGGGAAGCCTGCTTTCTTCCATATCAGTTTGGCTCTGTGAATGAAACCAATCTGGATTGCGACCAACTTCTTGCCCGTCAACTGTATAG CACCTTCTGA
- the LOC129874667 gene encoding nicotinate phosphoribosyltransferase 2-like → MAETIPNGRPECANIDGPTNPMVTPILTDLYQFTMAYAYWKAGKHNERAVFDLYFRRNPFGGEYTIFAGLEECIKFIANFKFTEDEIDFIRSSLPSSCEDGFFEYLQRLDCSDIEIYSISEGSVVFPKVPLMRIEGPVAVVQLLETPFVNLINYASLVTTNAARHRFVAGRSKILLEFGLRRAQGPDGGISASKYCYMGGFDATSNVAAGKLFGIPLRGTHSHAFVSSFMSPDEIIEKSLQHHDGSSVCEDFVSLVQTWLDKLKWSHLLGGIFSETNQSELAAFASYALAFPGSFLALVDTYDVMRSGLPNFCAVALALNDLGYKAVGIRLDSGDLAYQSCEARKFFCAVEKEFGLPGFGKTSITASNDLNEETLDALNKQGHEVDAFGIGTHLVTCYAQAALGVVFKLVEINNQPRIKLSEDVSKVSIPCKKRCYRLYGKEGYPLVDIMTGENEPHPKVGERILCRHPFSESKRAYVVPQRVEELLKCFWPGNSDKTREVLPPLKEIRERCIEQLDQMRPDHMRRLNPTPYKVSVSAKLYDFIHFLWLNEAPVGELQ, encoded by the exons ATGGCTGAAACTATACCTAATGGCCGGCCTGAGTGTGCCAATATTGATGGACCGACCAATCCTATGGTTACGCCTATTTTAACAGATCTCTATCAGTTTACTATGGCTTATGCTTACTGGAAAGCTGGAAAACACAATGAACGAGCTGT GTTTGACTTGTATTTTCGGAGGAATCCGTTTGGTGGTGAATATACAATATTTGCTGGTTTAGAAGAGTGCATAAAGTTTATTGCTAATTTCAAATTTACTGAGGATGAGATAGATTTTATCAGGTCATCGTTGCCCTCGTCATGTGAG GATGGCTTCTTTGAGTACCTTCAAAGACTTGACTGTTCAGATATTGAGATATATTCCATTTCTGAAGGATCAGTAGTTTTTCCCAAGGTACCACTGATGAGGATTGAAGGACCAGTTGCT GTGGTTCAATTACTGGAAACGCCATTTGTAAACCTCATAAACTATGCATCACTAGTTACTACTAATGCTGCAAGACACCGTTTCGTTGCTGGAAGGTCCAAAATATTGCTTGAATTTGGGCTTAGGAGAGCACAG GGTCCTGATGGTGGTATATCAGCATCGAAGTATTGCTACATGGGTGGATTTGACGCGACAAG CAATGTGGCAGCTGGAAAGCTGTTTGGAATCCCACTCCGTGGAACACATTCCCATGCCTTTGTTAGCTCATTTATG AGCCCAGATGAGATCATAGAGAAATCACTTCAACATCATGATGGTTCTAGTGTTTGTGAGGATTTTGTTAGTCTGGTACAGACATGGCTTGATAAATTAAAG TGGTCACACTTATTAGGTGGAATTTTCAGTGAGACAAACCAAAGTGAGTTAGCAGCTTTCGCCTCATATGCACTTGCATTTCCTGGAAGTTTTTTGGCCCTTGTAGACACTTATGAT GTCATGAGAAGCGGTCTTCCAAACTTTTGTGCAGTTGCTCTTGCACTTAATGATTTGGG GTATAAAGCAGTGGGCATTAGACTAGACTCTGGTGATCTTGCTTATCAGTCATGTGAAGCTAGGAAATTCTTTTGTGCTGTTGAGAAAGAATTTGGATTGCCTGGTTTTGGAAAGACGAGTATCACAGCTAGCAATGATCTTAATGAAGAAACTCTGGATGCACTAAATAAACAA GGTCATGAGGTTGATGCATTTGGAATTGGAACTCATTTAGTTACCTGTTATGCTCAAGCTGCTCTGGGTGTTGTTTTCAAGTTAGTTGAAATAAACAATCAGCCTAGAATCAAACTCTCTGAAGACGTATCAAAG GTCTCTATTCCATGCAAAAAGCGGTGTTACAGATTGTATGGGAAGGAAGGATACCCCCTTGTAGACATAATGACTGGTGAAAATGAGCCCCATCCTAAG GTAGGTGAACGAATTTTATGCCGCCACCCATTTAGTGAATCTAAAAGGGCATACGTTGTGCCCCAGCGTGTTGAGGAGCTTTTAAAGTGCTTTTGGCCTGGAAATTCAG ATAAAACAAGAGAAGTCCTTCCTCCGCTGAAGGAGATCAGGGAAAGATGTATTGAACAACTGGACCAAATGCGACCAGATCACATGAGAAGGTTGAACCCAACACCATATAAG GTCAGTGTGAGTGCAAAGTTGTATGATTTCATCCATTTCCTCTGGCTCAATGAAGCACCTGTTGGGGAGTTGCAGTGA
- the LOC129874665 gene encoding DNA polymerase alpha catalytic subunit has translation MSDEQPAIEGRRSSRKPSGGKRAEALEQIKARRTGGRRSTENGGLQIKIDEPIYDIVEDDEYNDIVAKRREAARGFIVDDNGLGYGDEGQEEDWSVADVLSSDGSEGENEKPKNKRKASEKQQITKKPSAALSAAAALMGKQRISSLFTSSVFKRDDKTRNLSCDSIVDDVIAEFAPDEADRERRRRGNSNSLQALRSSIANSNLFNVKTEKPLADKVDFTIRQEVKGVTVQNGELPKISTDEGTGGLPKISMDEGNDSAKDIQNSEVLDAEVEGEKAVKSDDLSTVGTRDDDTVVNCAEVKSEPLVENKVFALNAKIKEEKDPGLSATAEWQALRNAGSGILNCNEPGAKLVNTEEKTDFDLDSDGSLPFFILDAHEELYGTNAGNIYLFGKVKSGGTYHSCCIVVKNMQRCVYAIPSGFVFCGDTISKLSRDVEESQISPSAFLSQLHEMASGLKTECRNNLLEHSISSFSMTPVKRNYAFERSDIPRGENFVLKINYPFKDPPLPSDLRGENFSALLGTHSSAMELFLIKRKIKGPSWLSISRFSSCPIPQRVSWCKFEVIVDSPKDIQISMSSKNVAEIPPVVVTAINLKTIINQKQNINEIVSASVICCQSAKIDAPMLTSEWTKPGMLSHFTVVRKLEGGIFPMGFTKEAAERNAKAGSNVISSESSERALLNRLLIELHKLDSDVLIGHNISGFDLDVLLHRVQACKVPSSMWSKIGRLKRSVMPKLTKGSTLYGSGASPGIMSCIAGRLLCDTYLSSRELLKEVSYSLTQLAKNQLNKDRKEISPHDVPQMFQAADSLLELIECGETDAWLSMELMFHLSVLPLTRQLTNISGNLWGKTLQGARAQRVEYLLLHAFHAKKFIVPDKFSSYAREAKITKRKLNRGDEGKETDPVDADDPNIEGGISEINHGKAKKGPSYSGGLVLEPKRGLYDKYILLLDFNSLYPSIIQEYNICFTTVESSLDGSVPHLPSSKRTGLLPELLKNLVERRRMVKSWLKTASGLKAQQFDIQQQALKLTANSMYGCLGFSNSRFYAKSLAELITSQGREILQSTVDLVQTSLNLEVIYGDTDSIMIYSGLDDIGKSKAIAAKVIQEVNKKYRCLEIDLDGLYKRMLLLKKKKYAAVKVQFKDGKPYEVIEKKGLDMVRRDWSLLSKELGDFCLSQILSGGSCEDVVESIHNALMKVQEEMRNGQIDLEKYVITKSLTKPPEAYPDAKSQPHVEVALRLKKNGYVTGCSAGDTVPYVICCEQGNGSSTSVGIAQRARHPDELKKDHGNWIVDIDYYLAQQIHPVISRLCASIQGTSPARLADCLGLDSSKFQNKSSEAVNDDPSSVLLCAADDDERFRGCEPLTLTCPSCSGSFECAPIFSSICSSISQKPADLQVGESASKVWERFSCPKCPEESEGNISSALIANQVKRQVEGFISTYYKGVMMCDDETCNYTTRSLNLRVIGDSERGTVCPNYPRCNGHLLRQYTEADLYKQLAYFCYVLDTVRCIEKVESNMRIQVEKELVRIRPVVEAATSTITKFRDRCAYGWVQLEDVTVLF, from the exons ATGTCGGACGAGCAACCAGCAATCGAAGGAAGGCGCTCTAGCAGGAAACCAAGCGGTGGTAAAAGGGCAGAGGCGCTCGAGCAGATCAAAGCTCGCCGGACCGGTGGTCGCCGTTCCACTGAGAACGGCGGTTTACAGATCAAGATAGATGAACCAATTTACGATATAGTTGAGGACGATGAGTACAATGACATAGTCGCTAAGCGCCGTGAAGCAGCTCGGGGATTTATTGTTGATGACAACGGTTTAGGTTATGGAGATGAAGGCCAGGAAGAGGATTGGTCAGTTGCCGATGTGTTATCGTCCGACGGATCGGAAGGTGAGAATGAGAAGCCGAAGAATAAGAGGAAGGCATCGGAGAAGCAGCAAATTACGAAAAAGCCATCAGCTGCTCTTTCAGCTGCTGCGGCATTGATGGGTAAGCAAAGAATTTCTAGTCTGTTTACCTCTTCAGTGTTTAAGAGAGACGATAAGACTAGGAATTTGTCGTGCGATAGCATTGTAGATGATGTTATAGCTGAATTCGCTCCTGATGAGGCTGATAGAGAGCGACGGCGAAGGGGAAATTCTAACTCATTGCAGGCTTTGAGGAGTTCAATTGCCAATTCCAACTTATTTAATGTTAAAACAGAGAAGCCTTTAGCTGACAAGGTTGATTTCACGATTAGACAGGAAGTGAAGGGTGTTACGGTTCAAAATGGCGAGTTACCTAAAATTAGTACTGATGAAGGAACTGGCGGCTTACCTAAAATTAGTATGGATGAAGGAAATGATTCGGCTAAAGATATTCAAAATAGTGAGGTTTTAGATGCTGAAGTGGAAGGGGAGAAGGCAGTAAAATCAGATGATTTGTCTACAGTGGGAACGAGGGATGATGACACTGTAGTAAATTGCGCTGAAGTGAAGTCGGAGCCCTTGGTGGAAAATAAAGTGTTTGCACTAAATGCTAAAATTAAAGAGGAAAAGGATCCAGGCTTGAGTGCTACTGCTGAATGGCAGGCTTTAAGGAATGCAGGTAGTGGGATTTTGAATTGCAATGAACCTGGGGCGAAACTTGTTAACACTGAAGAGAAAACAGATTTTGATTTGGATTCTGATGGATCATTGCCTTTCTTCATACTGGATGCCCATGAAGAGCTGTATGGTACAAATGCTGGAAATATTTATCTTTTCGGGAAG GTTAAATCTGGAGGTACATACCATAGTTGCTGTATTGTTGTGAAGAACATGCAAAGATGTGTTTATGCGATCCCTAGTGGTTTTGTATTTTGTGGTGATACGATCTCCAAACTCTCCAGAGATGTAGAAGAGTCTCAAATCTCTCCCTCTGCCTTCCTCAGTCAGTTGCAC GAGATGGCATCAGGATTGAAGACCGAGtgtagaaataacctactagaACATAGCATCTCAAGTTTTAGCATGACACCAGTGAAG AGAAATTATGCATTTGAACGATCTGATATACCTCGGGGGGAGAATTTTGTCCTTAAGATCAACTATCCTTTCAAG GATCCACCGCTTCCATCAGATCTCAGGGGAGAAAACTTTAGTGCCTTGCTTGGTACTCATTCCAG TGCAATGGAGCTATTCCTGATTAAGAGGAAAATAAAAGGACCTTCATGGCTATCAATTTCGAGATTTTCTAGTTGTCCTATTCCTCAACGT GTGAGCTGGTGTAAATTTGAGGTCATCGTAGATAGTCCAAAAGACATTCAAATCTCCATGTCCTCTAAGAATGTTGCTGAGATTCCTCCAGTGGTTGTTACAGCAATAAATCTGAAAACTATTATCAACCAAAAgcaaaatataaatgaaattgtCTCTGCATCTGTCATTTGCTGTCAGAGTGCGAAG ATTGATGCGCCCATGTTAACATCTGAATGGACAAAGCCAGGGATGCTTTCTCATTTTACTGTTGTGCGCAAGCTTGAGGGAGGGATATTTCCTATGGGATTTACAAAGGAAGCAGCAGAGAGAAATGCAAAAGCTGGATCAAATGTTATTAGTTCTGAGAGCAG TGAAAGGGCATTATTAAACCGGTTGCTGATCGAGTTGCATAAATTGGACAGTGATGTTCTTATTGGCCATAATATATCTGGCTTTGACTTGGATGTTCTTCTTCATAGAGTTCAG GCCTGCAAAGTCCCCAGCAGTATGTGGTCAAAAATAGGTCGACTTAAACGTTCTGTCATGCCAAAGCTTACCAAGGGCAGTACACTTTATGGCTCAGGAGCAAGTCCGGGGATCATGTCTTGTATTGCTGGGCGTCTCCTATGTGATACCTATTTATCTTCTCGTGAATTATTAAAAGAG GTTAGTTATTCATTGACACAACTTGCGAAGAATCAACTGAACAAAGATAGGAAAGAAATTTCTCCCCACGACGTGCCTCAAATGTTTCAGGCTGCTGACTCCCTCTTGGAACTT ATTGAATGTGGAGAAACTGATGCATGGTTATCAATGGAGCTCATGTTTCATTTAAGTGTTCTTCCTTTAACTCGTCAGCTGACCAATATCAGTGGTAACCTTTGGGGAAAAACCCTCCAG gGTGCTCGGGCCCAAAGAGTAGAATACCTCTTGTTGCATGCATTTCATGCTAAGAAATTCATAGTGCCAGACAAATTTTCTTCTTATGCAAGAGAAGCTAAAATTACAAAACGAAAGTTGAACCGTGGTGATGAGGGAAAAGAAACTGATCCCGTTGATGCTGATGATCCAAATATTGAAGGTGGGATTTCGGAAATCAACCATGGGAAAGCAAAAAAGGGGCCTTCCTACTCTGGTGGATTAGTTTTGGAACCAAAAAGAGGTTTATATGATAAGTACATTCTGCTACTGGACTTCAACAGTCTATACCCTTCCATTATTCAG GAATACAATATTTGTTTCACAACAGTTGAAAGCTCTCTGGATGGATCAGTTCCTCATTTACCATCTAGTAAAAGAACGGGACTTTTACCAGAG TTGCTTAAGAATTTGGTTGAGAGGAGAAGAATGGTCAAGTCATGGTTAAAAACAGCATCTGGCCTCAAAGCCCAACAGTTTGACATACAGCAACAAGCTCTGAAGCTTACAGCAAACAG TATGTATGGGTGTCTAGGATTCTCCAATTCAAGATTCTATGCAAAGTCGCTAGCAGAGCTTATAACCTCACAA GGAAGGGAAATTTTACAGAGTACTGTTGACCTAGTTCAGACTTCACTAAACCTGGAG GTTATCTATGGTGACActgattcaattatgatttatagtgGACTTGATGACATTGGAAAATCCAAAGCAATAGCTGCCAAAGTTATTCAAGAG GTTAACAAGAAATACAGGTGCTTAGAGATTGATCTTGATGGTCTGTACAAGAGAATGCTGCTtctcaagaaaaagaaatatgCAGCTGTAAAAGTGCAGTTTAAGGATGGAAAGCCCTATGAG GTTATTGAGAAAAAAGGCCTTGATATGGTGCGTCGTGACTGGAGCTTGCTGTCAAAGGAATTGGGAGATTTCTGCCTGAGCCAAATACTGTCCGGCGG GTCCTGTGAAGATGTCGTTGAATCAATACATAATGCACTTATGAAG GTACAGGAGGAAATGAGGAATGGGCAAATTGATCTGGAAAAATACGTGATCACCAAATCATTGACTAAACCACCTGAAGCTTATCCTGATGCTAAAAGTCAACCTCATGTTGAA GTAGCACTTAGGTTGAAGAAAAATGGTTATGTTACTGGTTGCTCAGCTGGTGATACAGTACCATATGTCATCTGTTGTGAGCAG GGGAATGGTTCCAGTACCTCTGTGGGAATTGCTCAGCGGGCAAGACATCCAGATGAACTGAAAAAAGACCATGGAAACTGGATAGTAGACATTGATTATTACCTTGCGCAACAG ATACATCCTGTAATATCTCGTCTATGTGCATCAATTCAGGGTACTAGCCCGGCACGTCTCGCTGATTgcttgggactagattcatccAAG TTCCAAAATAAATCAAGTGAAGCTGTCAATGATGATCCCTCAAGCGTGCTTTTATGTGCAGCAGACGATGACGAGAG ATTTCGGGGTTGTGAGCCTTTGACTTTGACATGCCCCAGCTGCTCCGGCTCTTTTGAGTGTGCACCGATATTTAGTTCCATATGTTCATCAATAAGTCAAAAGCCAGCAGACTTGCAAGTAGGAGAGTCTGCTAGCAAAGTCTGGGAAAGATTTAGTTGTCCCAAATGCCCAGAAGAGAGTGAGGGGAATATATCTTCGGCATTGATAGCAAACCAG GTTAAAAGGCAAGTAGAAGGTTTTATTTCAACATACTATAAAGGAGTGATGATG TGCGATGATGAAACTTGCAACTACACAACTCGTAGCCTGAACCTGCGAGTAATTGGGGACTCAGAGAGAGGAACTGTGTGTCCAAATTATCCCCGTTGTAACGGGCATTTACTAAGACAG TACACGGAAGCAGATCTTTACAAACAACTTGCTTATTTCTGCTACGTCTTAGACACTGTACGCTGCATTGAGAAG GTAGAGAGTAACATGAGAATACAAGTAGAGAAGGAGCTTGTTAGGATACGGCCCGTGGTTGAAGCAGCAACATCAACTATAACGAAATTCCGGGATAGATGTGCCTACGGTTGGGTGCAGCTTGAAGATGTTACTGTCTTGTTCTAG